CATGGAGGTGATTATATGCAATGGTACTCAATTGCAGATCTAAAACAAACTGCGGATGACAACCAATTTATTATCGTAACCCCGGAAGGATTTCATGACACTTGGTATTTGAACAGTAAAACAATTCCATCAATGCAATATGAAGATTATTTTATAAATGATTTTATGAGAAGAGTCGAATCACAATTTAGAATTGATACGACTCGAAGAGGGATAACTGGATTAAGCATGGGAGGACATGGAGCAATTAAGTTTATTTGTAACTATCCGGATAAATTTATTGCTGCAGCGAGCACAAGCGGAATTCTTGATATTACAATGTTTACAGACAGGTGGGGATTAAAAAAGCATTTAGGCGATTATGATGAATTCCCAGATCAATGGGAAGAAAACTCATGTAAAAATTTGATTATCAAATTACTTGGAAAAGAAAATCAGATACTAGTCGATTGCGGAGCTGATGACTTTGCAATAGAAGCGAATCGAGAATTTTACAAACGAGCTGTGGAAAATGGAGTTAATCTAATTTATAAAGAGTCTGAGGGGGCTCACTCGTACGATTACTGGAGCAAATCGGTGTTGCATCACTTCGAATTCTTTAATAAAGTTTTTACTCGCTGATTTTTTTTCTTTTTTGTTTTTTTATTTTTTCTTCGCAGCATCGGTATCCAAAGATGTTTATCGAGAACGACACAATTATTTTCATCGAATTCA
This region of Ignavibacteria bacterium genomic DNA includes:
- a CDS encoding esterase family protein, whose amino-acid sequence is MCKKFFIAIISLCLLIIGCKKENQTEFNFAENERYMIFLPSGYDNSNSLYPVLYMLHGHGGDYMQWYSIADLKQTADDNQFIIVTPEGFHDTWYLNSKTIPSMQYEDYFINDFMRRVESQFRIDTTRRGITGLSMGGHGAIKFICNYPDKFIAAASTSGILDITMFTDRWGLKKHLGDYDEFPDQWEENSCKNLIIKLLGKENQILVDCGADDFAIEANREFYKRAVENGVNLIYKESEGAHSYDYWSKSVLHHFEFFNKVFTR